A single Watersipora subatra chromosome 7, tzWatSuba1.1, whole genome shotgun sequence DNA region contains:
- the LOC137400668 gene encoding antifreeze protein Maxi-like — protein sequence MESALNDEINVGNEFHLCRTSIISLNTYIAATIAATIAATIAATIAATIAATIAATIAATIAATIAATIAATIAATIAATIAATIAATIAATIAATIAATIAATIAATIAATIAATIAATIAATIAATIAATIAATIAATIAATIAATIAATIAATIAATIAATIAATIAATIAATIAATIAATIAATIAATIAATIAATIAATIAATIAATIAATIAATIAATIAATIAATIAATIAATIAATIAATIAATIAATIAATIAATIAATIAATIAATIAATIAATIAATIHTNIAFLNQQYSFFFPLSLGS from the coding sequence tacatacATCGCGGCTACCATCGCGGCTACCATCGCGGCTACCATCGCGGCTACCATCGCGGCTACCATCGCGGCTACCATCGCGGCTACCATCGCGGCTACCATCGCGGCTACCATCGCGGCTACCATCGCGGCTACCATCGCGGCTACCATCGCGGCTACCATCGCGGCTACCATCGCGGCTACCATCGCGGCTACCATCGCGGCTACCATCGCGGCTACCATCGCGGCTACCATCGCGGCTACCATCGCGGCTACCATCGCGGCTACCATCGCGGCTACCATCGCGGCTACCATCGCGGCTACCATCGCGGCTACCATCGCGGCTACCATCGCGGCTACCATCGCGGCTACCATCGCGGCTACCATCGCGGCTACCATCGCGGCTACCATCGCGGCTACCATCGCGGCTACCATCGCGGCTACCATCGCGGCTACCATCGCGGCTACCATCGCGGCTACCATCGCGGCTACCATCGCGGCTACCATCGCGGCTACCATCGCGGCTACCATCGCGGCTACCATCGCGGCTACCATCGCGGCTACCATCGCGGCTACCATCGCGGCTACCATCGCGGCTACCATCGCGGCTACCATCGCGGCTACCATCGCGGCTACCATCGCGGCTACCATCGCGGCTACCATCGCGGCTACCATCGCGGCTACCATCGCGGCTACCATCGCGGCTACCATCGCGGCTACCATCGCGGCTACCATCGCGGCTACCATCGCGGCTACCATCGCGGCTACCATCGCGGCTACCATCGCGGCTACCATCGCGGCTACCATTCatactaatattgcatttctcaaccagcagtactctttcttttttccattatcacttggTTCGTGA